TCTCCCACCAATTGTCCGCATGCCGCATCGATATCATCACCACGGGTCTTGCGCACGGTCACGGTGAAGTCGTACTCCATCAGAGTTTTCATGAAGCGGTCAATCCGCGAGTTGCTCGGCTTCTTGTACGGCGAGCCCGGATACGGGTTGAACGGGATCAGGTTAATCTTGGCCGGGGTATCACGCAGTGTGTGCGCCAGCTGACGGGCGTGTTCCATGTCGTCGTTGACATGATCCAGCAGAATATACTCCACCGTCACCCGGCCGCGGTTGGCATTGGAAGAAGCAATGTAGTTGCGCACCGATGCCAGGAAGTCATCAATATTCCAGCGATCATTGATCGGCATGATTTCGGAGCGAAGCTCATCCGTCGGTGCGTGCAAAGAGATCGCCAGCGCCACGTCAATTTTGCCGGTCATCTGATCCAGACCGGAAACAACCCCGGAGGTCGAGACCGTCACGCGACGCTTCGACAGGCCAAAGCCCAGATCGTCGAGCATCAGTTCCAGCGCCGGGATCAGGTTTTTCATATTCAGCAGCGGCTCACCCATGCCCATCATCACCACGTTGGTGATCGGACGGCGACCGGTTTCTTTCTCAACCCCGATCTCTTTGGCAGCACGCCATACCTGGCCGATGATTTCCGACACCCGCAGGTTACGGTTAAAGCCCTGCTGCGCGGTTGAACAGAATTTACAGTCCAGCGCA
Above is a window of Photobacterium sp. TY1-4 DNA encoding:
- a CDS encoding bifunctional tRNA (adenosine(37)-C2)-methyltransferase TrmG/ribosomal RNA large subunit methyltransferase RlmN, with amino-acid sequence MTTVKTNLLDFDRKGLRQYFADELGEKAFRADQVMKWIYHFGCDDFDQMTNINKKLREKLKRVAEIRAPYVSEAQHSQDGTIKWAMRVGDQDVETVYIPEDDRATLCISSQVGCALDCKFCSTAQQGFNRNLRVSEIIGQVWRAAKEIGVEKETGRRPITNVVMMGMGEPLLNMKNLIPALELMLDDLGFGLSKRRVTVSTSGVVSGLDQMTGKIDVALAISLHAPTDELRSEIMPINDRWNIDDFLASVRNYIASSNANRGRVTVEYILLDHVNDDMEHARQLAHTLRDTPAKINLIPFNPYPGSPYKKPSNSRIDRFMKTLMEYDFTVTVRKTRGDDIDAACGQLVGDVIDRTKRTLAKQAKGEQIPVKAV